A genomic region of Rhipicephalus sanguineus isolate Rsan-2018 chromosome 3, BIME_Rsan_1.4, whole genome shotgun sequence contains the following coding sequences:
- the LOC119387666 gene encoding dynein light chain Tctex-type protein 2B, giving the protein MAANTYELRLAPDKKFSAQLARECLKDVLMTEFDDKIYDPSEVAKWTKEISQRICERLQELGFERYKYVVQVVISEQRGEGARMACRCLWDSDTDVCVSEFYNGDSLFCAAVVLASYYY; this is encoded by the exons atggccgccaacACATACGAGTTGCGCTTGGCGCCCGATAAAAA GTTTTCGGCCCAACTAGCCCGAGAGTGTTTGAAAGACGTCTTGATGACTGAATTCGACGACAAAATTTACGATCCCAGTGAGGTTGCAAAGTGGACAAAAGAAATCTCGCAGAGGATATGCGAAAGACTTCAAG AACTGGGTTTCGAGAGGTACAAGTACGTGGTGCAAGTTGTCATCAGTGAACAACGCGGTGAGGGAGCAAG aaTGGCTTGCCGGTGCCTTTGGGATTCCGACACGGACGTTTGTGTTTCAGAGTTCTATAATGGA GACAGCTTGTTCTGTGCTGCTGTTGTCCTTGCCTCATATTACTACTAG
- the LOC119387665 gene encoding uncharacterized protein LOC119387665, whose amino-acid sequence MSVTGVLAVAVTLIGFVVPFARCHGKPEYSQRGLQQELEVVSRILSVFAKQEKDPCIPRGRILAIIRTEKPRYNSTWSIVMVFISNLVLMFNLFVMVVTRYLRYDIRNSIGQLLREAADEDTMSPLPSSFY is encoded by the exons ATGTCGGTTACTGGCGTGCTAGCCGTTGCTGTCACGCTGATCGGCTTCGTGGTACCTTTTGCCAGGTGTCACGGAAAACCAGAGTACTCGCAACGAGGCCTCCAACAGGAACTCGAAGTCGTCAGCCGAATCCTGAGCGTCTTCGCGAAGCAAGAGAAAGATCCATGCATACCACGTGGGCGCATCCTAGCTATCATACGGACCGAAAAACCAAG GTACAACAGCACTTGGTCCATCGTAATGGTGTTCATATCCAATCTCGTCTTGATGTTCAACCTCTTCGTCATGGTGGTGACGCGGTACCTGCGCTACGACATTCGGAACAGCATTGGCCAGCTCCTCAGAGAGGCTGCTGATGAAGACACAATGTCGCCTCTTCCGAGCTCCTTTTATTAA